The Methanobrevibacter millerae genomic interval ACGCTTTGGATAACGTGCTGACGAGAGTGATTCTTTCAAGAAAAGCAAAGGAAAAAGGAATTCCATTCATACACGGCGCAATCCACGGAACCTTAGGCCAGGTTACAGTATTTTTACCTGACGGTGAAAGAAGCTACGAAGAGATGTTTAACCTTCCGTCAAAGGGCAAGGAACTGAACAATGACACCATCGAAGCTTTAAGAAATGTCACTTCAGGAGTTCCGCCAGTAATAGGGCCTACCCCGAATCTGGTGGCGTGCCTTCAGGCCATGGAAGCCTTCAAGATAATCACCGGCACGGGAAAAATTACCGCTGCGCCTGAAATATTGACTTTCGATTTGTTGGATTTCTCCTCATTTTCTATAGAGGAAATCTAAACATCAATTATTTTATATTAATTTGAACAAATAAATATTAATTTAAATAATATAGCTATTTTGTTTACTTAAAAGAAATAATATTATACATTAATATTAGATAACAGGCATTTATAATAATTTTTTTTCAAAATCTTTATATACTAATAAAATGATAGTATTAACTA includes:
- a CDS encoding HesA/MoeB/ThiF family protein is translated as MPTRYIGDGYWEIVSRQMSIVTRSEQQRFKDAKIAVIGCGGIGGETIEMLARMGVGSLAVVDEDAFDMSNLNRQTLASMADLGIEKSIVAKDKVRLINPYVNITSYSEHVDETNIDKIIGDADIVIDALDNVLTRVILSRKAKEKGIPFIHGAIHGTLGQVTVFLPDGERSYEEMFNLPSKGKELNNDTIEALRNVTSGVPPVIGPTPNLVACLQAMEAFKIITGTGKITAAPEILTFDLLDFSSFSIEEI